A genomic segment from Mucilaginibacter terrenus encodes:
- a CDS encoding SusD/RagB family nutrient-binding outer membrane lipoprotein → MKKRYIFGFLVAGATFMASCTKNFEEINTQPDKTTDALINPNYFMSQAQITFSQTGYDQLLFQSMWTQSLASTFSYYSNGDKYVYGGGGTGYFNRTWNRGYSALTLVDEMKTLIKDKPEYANLDACGTILRAMFIQRITDLHGDVPYSQEGQAKSGVFEPVFDKQQDIYTAILTQLEQATAALDVSKPGPTADIFYGGNVAQWKRLGYSLMLKAAMRLTKVDPATAKTWAEKAYAGGTMSSIADNARTNSTTNGNTSSNSDALLVTDDFREVRWGKTLIDFMKSTNDPRISAIAEITTGNGRVANEDRTVAGNNTAALQIGMPNGYDLLGGSTDISKAPGYPGATPAASATDAPAPLGKYSRPRLQVYADRVSANFIYTYGESELLLAEAATRGWNTGSAATHYANALAADMATLAQYNPSAAATVNAADITAYVTAHPLVSANALQQINMEYYVATSTTFDFNETFANWRRSGFPVLTPVTYTGQFISGQIPRRMPYPTTLIQTNGTNYANAVKNQGADNFATRVWWDK, encoded by the coding sequence ATGAAAAAACGATATATTTTTGGCTTCCTGGTAGCGGGTGCTACGTTCATGGCAAGCTGTACTAAAAACTTTGAGGAGATAAACACGCAGCCGGACAAAACAACCGACGCCCTTATCAATCCAAACTACTTTATGTCGCAAGCGCAAATCACATTTTCGCAAACCGGCTATGATCAGTTACTTTTCCAGAGCATGTGGACACAGTCTCTTGCTTCAACCTTCAGCTACTACAGCAACGGCGATAAGTATGTATATGGCGGCGGCGGGACCGGTTATTTCAACCGTACCTGGAACCGCGGATACAGCGCCCTTACTTTAGTTGACGAGATGAAAACGCTTATAAAAGATAAGCCTGAATACGCTAATCTTGACGCATGCGGCACTATTTTACGTGCAATGTTCATCCAGCGTATCACTGACTTGCATGGCGACGTGCCGTATTCACAGGAAGGGCAGGCAAAAAGCGGCGTGTTTGAACCAGTTTTCGACAAACAGCAGGATATTTACACCGCAATACTTACCCAGTTAGAACAGGCAACAGCTGCGCTTGATGTATCTAAACCAGGCCCTACTGCCGATATATTCTACGGTGGTAACGTTGCACAGTGGAAACGTTTAGGTTACTCTTTGATGTTAAAGGCAGCTATGCGTTTAACAAAGGTTGACCCTGCTACAGCTAAAACTTGGGCTGAAAAGGCTTACGCCGGCGGTACCATGAGCAGCATTGCTGATAACGCCAGAACAAATTCAACTACTAACGGTAACACCAGCAGCAACTCTGATGCATTACTGGTTACAGATGACTTTAGGGAAGTTCGTTGGGGTAAAACTTTGATCGACTTCATGAAGTCAACTAATGACCCGCGTATATCTGCTATTGCAGAGATTACCACAGGCAATGGACGTGTTGCCAATGAAGACCGTACTGTAGCTGGCAACAATACTGCTGCTTTGCAAATAGGTATGCCTAATGGTTATGATCTGCTTGGTGGCAGCACCGACATTTCTAAAGCGCCAGGCTACCCTGGGGCAACCCCTGCTGCATCAGCAACGGATGCTCCTGCGCCACTCGGCAAATATTCGCGCCCGCGTTTGCAGGTTTATGCAGACAGGGTAAGTGCTAACTTTATTTACACTTACGGCGAGTCTGAGTTGCTTTTAGCTGAGGCTGCTACCAGGGGCTGGAACACAGGTTCTGCTGCTACGCATTATGCTAATGCGCTAGCTGCTGATATGGCTACACTTGCGCAGTACAACCCATCAGCGGCAGCAACTGTAAATGCTGCAGACATTACTGCTTATGTAACGGCACACCCTTTGGTGTCTGCTAATGCCTTACAGCAAATAAACATGGAGTATTACGTAGCAACATCAACTACTTTCGACTTCAACGAAACATTTGCAAACTGGAGAAGGTCAGGATTTCCTGTGTTGACACCGGTAACATACACTGGCCAGTTCATCAGCGGACAGATTCCGCGCAGGATGCCTTACCCAACCACACTTATACAGACCAATGGTACCAACTATGCCAATGCTGTTAAAAACCAGGGTGCAGATAATTTTGCTACCCGTGTATGGTGGGATAAATAA
- a CDS encoding FecR family protein, giving the protein MITLDDQQMVNERFTELLTKKLTDELDESELKEFHQFLAESQVNKEQYKFFKSYWVQDQEQYSNSDLMFQRIKSKITLPEQAADEIVEEPTGRNVLAMWIRVVAAAFIVAVGGGLLYYMMDRGPGNDYATLQLTETPTRVKSKLVLSDGSEVTLNSQTELRYPAEFKGKTREVFLSGEAFFDVKKDAQHPFIVHAGNMSIKVLGTAFNIRSYKNDAASETTLIRGAIEVTLTDRPNDRIILKPNEKLVLKSTPLTKVAHKKHKVSVNPDSVNTSYALTSLTYLRANDSTVVETSWVNNKLVFKDKEFSGIATQMERWYGIKIKFKNDDAKDYHFTGVFEKETVFQALKALQMIEPFTYKQKNNTIYIY; this is encoded by the coding sequence ATGATCACGCTTGATGATCAGCAAATGGTTAACGAAAGATTCACTGAACTTCTTACTAAAAAGCTTACAGACGAACTTGATGAGAGTGAGCTGAAAGAATTTCATCAATTTTTGGCGGAAAGCCAGGTTAACAAAGAGCAATATAAATTTTTCAAGTCGTACTGGGTTCAGGATCAGGAGCAATATTCAAACTCCGATCTTATGTTTCAGCGTATTAAAAGTAAAATTACATTACCTGAACAGGCTGCCGACGAGATAGTTGAGGAGCCAACTGGCCGCAATGTGTTGGCTATGTGGATACGCGTAGTAGCGGCGGCTTTTATAGTAGCTGTGGGCGGCGGCTTATTATATTACATGATGGATCGTGGCCCGGGAAATGATTATGCCACGCTGCAACTTACCGAAACGCCTACCCGGGTTAAATCTAAACTGGTCTTAAGCGACGGATCTGAAGTAACGCTGAACTCTCAGACAGAACTTAGATACCCTGCCGAATTTAAAGGTAAAACCAGGGAAGTATTTTTGAGCGGGGAAGCATTCTTTGATGTAAAGAAAGACGCCCAGCACCCTTTCATCGTCCATGCAGGTAACATGAGCATAAAGGTTTTAGGTACCGCGTTTAATATAAGATCTTACAAAAACGATGCTGCCAGTGAAACTACGCTTATCAGAGGCGCTATTGAAGTAACACTTACAGACAGGCCTAACGACCGGATAATTTTAAAGCCTAACGAAAAACTTGTTCTTAAAAGCACGCCGCTTACAAAGGTAGCCCACAAAAAGCATAAGGTGTCTGTAAATCCTGATAGTGTAAATACCAGCTACGCCCTTACATCGTTAACCTACTTGCGGGCAAATGACAGCACTGTGGTAGAAACATCATGGGTGAACAACAAGCTTGTTTTTAAAGACAAGGAGTTTAGCGGTATTGCTACCCAGATGGAACGCTGGTATGGAATTAAGATTAAGTTTAAAAATGATGATGCAAAGGATTATCACTTTACAGGGGTCTTTGAGAAAGAAACCGTTTTCCAGGCGCTTAAAGCCCTGCAAATGATAGAGCCATTTACATACAAGCAGAAAAATAATACGATATATATTTATTAA
- a CDS encoding SusC/RagA family TonB-linked outer membrane protein, producing MKLTFILIVAFTLQSVANVYSQQKVTLNVRSADFTKVINAIQKQTNYHFVFSERKIAGTKKVSMKVENEDVNVVLDQLLDGTDLKFTQLENNLIVITTKGEVVNAAVLTGKVVDENGLGLPGVTVKIKGTSNGTVTDASGVFSINAPDNAVLVFSFLGYESQEVAVAGKTNITVKLALASKGLNEVVVTALGITKDQKKLGYSVSTVNGDQLNKAKETNVALSLQGRVAGLSVGASNGGPGSSARVLLRGLTSFSAGSPLYVINGVPMDNTQRGAAGEWGGADYGDGISNINPDDIESMTVLKGQSASALYGSRAVNGVILITTKSGKKNSPFGVEFNTNVQFDKPVDNTDYQQVYGQGIQGVKPTTLDAARNSGSLAWGSKMDGSDVMQIDGQMHKYSPVNNYIDFYRTAPSFTNTASFTGGNETGSFRLSASDLRANSMVPNSYLDRKTFNFNGGQQVTKKLNINVVANYVIENSKNRSGLSDGPGNPNNVQFLAPNQDQATLAPGTTATGKELTFTDDSYVTNPYFAAYNFVSNVNRTRLISALSAKYDFTNWLYLQGRVGYDDTNDKRVNIEPTGTGYRNDNGTMNTTNTHINEFNADVLVNAKRPIVKDLLNLDLSVGGNIRKSLLEGNFINGQNGFIIPYFYSLTNFSSRDSGPLVDPASKKQVNSAYYSADFSIKDYLVISTTGRYDYYSSISKAIGPGIFSPSVSGSFIFSELHHMNGVDLGKVRLSFAQTSNDALAFANTVYYSLNNSINGTPAASFSSQLPNLFLKPFTLKEIEAGLEMKFWGDRFGFDVTYFSRKTNNEIINGNLDWSAGYTNRYIGTGSTQNRGVEVELHGTPVRKSGFSWTPSFNFTYVKNKILQTDGITNNNIGFGTFRPGASSGIAVTSLVVGLAGPQILATDYKRDAAGNIVFDASGLPQRGDLKAQGSTIPKIYGGFNNTFNYKQFNLGFLVDYRFGNKVLSATENYSIFRGLNKLTLDGREGGVVGVGVTESGTPNTTSASAQSYYQALSRNVGAVSVLDGSFIKLRQITLGYTFNSTFLRGTPFSSIGVSAVGRNLWTIMKHTDNIDPESGFSADPRYAGIEGTSLPFARTYGLNVNFKFKN from the coding sequence ATGAAATTGACATTTATTTTAATAGTAGCTTTTACACTACAGTCGGTAGCGAATGTTTACTCACAGCAGAAGGTAACGTTAAACGTTCGTTCTGCTGATTTTACGAAGGTTATAAACGCCATTCAAAAGCAAACCAACTACCATTTCGTTTTCAGCGAAAGAAAGATCGCGGGAACCAAAAAGGTTTCGATGAAGGTTGAGAATGAAGATGTTAACGTTGTATTAGACCAATTACTGGACGGAACCGATCTTAAATTTACTCAGCTGGAAAACAACCTTATTGTAATTACTACAAAAGGCGAAGTTGTGAACGCTGCTGTTTTAACCGGTAAAGTAGTTGACGAGAATGGTTTGGGACTGCCAGGCGTTACTGTGAAAATTAAAGGAACATCAAACGGTACAGTAACTGATGCGAGCGGTGTTTTCTCTATTAACGCGCCCGACAATGCCGTTTTGGTATTCTCTTTCCTTGGTTATGAAAGCCAGGAAGTAGCCGTTGCTGGTAAGACTAACATCACTGTTAAACTTGCACTTGCAAGCAAGGGCCTAAATGAGGTTGTTGTTACCGCTTTGGGTATCACAAAAGATCAAAAGAAACTGGGATATTCTGTATCTACAGTAAACGGTGATCAGCTTAACAAAGCGAAAGAAACCAACGTTGCCTTGTCATTACAGGGCCGTGTTGCGGGCTTAAGCGTAGGTGCATCAAACGGTGGCCCGGGCTCATCTGCAAGGGTGTTGTTACGTGGTTTAACCAGCTTTTCTGCAGGCAGCCCATTATATGTTATTAATGGTGTGCCTATGGATAACACTCAGCGTGGCGCAGCCGGCGAGTGGGGCGGTGCCGATTATGGTGACGGTATTTCTAACATCAACCCCGACGACATCGAATCGATGACTGTTCTTAAAGGCCAGTCTGCTTCTGCACTTTACGGTTCACGCGCAGTAAATGGCGTTATTTTGATCACCACCAAATCAGGCAAGAAAAACTCTCCGTTTGGTGTTGAATTCAATACAAACGTTCAGTTTGACAAACCGGTTGATAATACCGATTACCAGCAGGTTTACGGCCAGGGTATACAAGGTGTTAAACCAACCACACTTGATGCGGCACGTAACTCAGGTAGCCTTGCATGGGGTTCTAAAATGGACGGATCTGACGTTATGCAGATTGACGGACAGATGCACAAGTACTCTCCGGTAAATAACTATATTGATTTTTACCGTACAGCACCAAGCTTTACCAACACGGCATCTTTTACCGGTGGTAACGAAACCGGATCTTTCCGCCTGTCAGCATCTGACTTGCGCGCAAACTCAATGGTGCCAAACAGCTACCTGGACAGGAAGACCTTCAACTTTAACGGTGGTCAACAAGTAACTAAAAAGCTGAACATTAATGTAGTTGCCAACTACGTTATTGAAAACTCAAAAAATCGGTCAGGCTTAAGTGACGGTCCGGGTAACCCTAACAACGTACAGTTCTTAGCACCAAACCAGGACCAGGCTACATTGGCTCCGGGTACTACTGCTACCGGTAAAGAATTAACATTTACTGACGACAGCTATGTAACCAACCCTTATTTTGCAGCTTACAATTTCGTTTCAAACGTAAACAGAACCCGTTTGATCTCTGCGTTATCTGCCAAATACGATTTCACAAACTGGCTTTACTTACAAGGACGTGTTGGTTACGATGATACCAATGATAAAAGAGTAAACATTGAACCAACCGGAACAGGTTACCGTAACGACAACGGTACCATGAATACTACCAACACGCACATTAACGAGTTTAATGCTGACGTTTTGGTTAACGCTAAACGCCCGATTGTTAAAGACCTGTTAAACTTAGACCTGTCTGTAGGTGGTAACATTCGTAAAAGCCTTCTCGAAGGAAACTTTATCAATGGCCAAAACGGGTTCATTATACCTTACTTCTACAGCTTAACCAACTTCAGCAGCCGTGATTCAGGTCCGCTGGTTGATCCGGCAAGCAAGAAGCAGGTTAACTCAGCTTATTACTCAGCAGATTTCTCAATTAAAGATTACCTGGTAATCAGCACAACCGGCCGTTACGATTACTATAGCAGTATATCAAAGGCTATTGGCCCGGGCATATTCTCACCATCGGTTTCTGGTAGCTTCATTTTCTCCGAGCTGCACCACATGAACGGTGTCGATCTGGGTAAAGTAAGGTTATCATTCGCGCAAACCAGTAATGATGCACTTGCTTTTGCTAATACTGTTTACTACAGCTTAAATAACTCTATTAACGGTACCCCGGCAGCAAGCTTCAGCAGCCAGTTGCCTAACTTATTCCTGAAACCATTTACGCTGAAAGAAATTGAAGCCGGTTTGGAAATGAAGTTCTGGGGAGACAGGTTTGGTTTCGACGTTACTTATTTTTCACGTAAAACCAATAATGAGATCATCAACGGTAACCTGGATTGGTCTGCTGGTTATACTAACCGCTATATAGGTACAGGTTCTACTCAAAACCGCGGTGTTGAGGTTGAGCTTCACGGTACTCCGGTAAGGAAATCAGGCTTCAGCTGGACTCCATCTTTCAACTTTACTTACGTAAAGAACAAGATCCTGCAAACTGATGGTATAACCAATAACAACATCGGTTTTGGTACTTTCCGCCCTGGTGCAAGTTCAGGTATTGCTGTTACTTCTTTAGTAGTAGGCTTAGCCGGGCCACAGATATTAGCTACCGATTACAAGCGTGATGCTGCCGGTAACATAGTATTTGACGCTTCGGGTCTTCCACAACGTGGCGATCTGAAAGCTCAGGGTTCAACCATCCCTAAAATCTACGGTGGTTTCAACAACACATTCAACTACAAACAATTCAATTTAGGTTTCCTTGTTGATTACAGGTTTGGCAATAAAGTGCTTTCGGCTACTGAAAACTATAGCATTTTCAGAGGCTTGAACAAACTTACGCTTGACGGCCGCGAAGGCGGTGTAGTAGGTGTAGGTGTTACCGAGTCTGGTACACCAAACACTACCAGTGCATCTGCACAAAGCTACTACCAGGCCCTGTCACGCAACGTTGGCGCGGTATCTGTTTTAGACGGCAGCTTTATCAAGTTACGCCAGATAACCTTAGGCTATACCTTCAACTCTACTTTCCTGAGAGGTACGCCGTTTAGCAGCATAGGTGTATCGGCAGTTGGCCGTAACCTTTGGACAATTATGAAACATACAGACAACATTGATCCGGAGTCTGGATTTTCAGCTGATCCAAGATATGCAGGTATAGAAGGCACCAGCTTGCCTTTTGCCAGGACTTATGGTTTAAACGTAAACTTTAAATTCAAAAACTAA